In Miscanthus floridulus cultivar M001 chromosome 8, ASM1932011v1, whole genome shotgun sequence, the sequence acGCCTTCGCCCAACCCGAGCACCtctccacggcatcatgcctggaaagcaggccatgccacttgggcagatcgatctgcctgttaCCTTTAGGGATCCGTCCAATTATAGGACAAAacccctcacctttgaggtggtcgggttcccctgaaccttccatgccatcctgggacgtccatgctacgcgaagttcatggccgtccccaactacacatacctcaagctaaaaatacTAGGCCCCGgcagggtcatcaccgtcggcacctccttccagcgtgtctatgagtgcaaggtcgagtgctgtggTCACACCGCAGCAATCATCGCCTCCAGAGAGCTCGtcgccatcaagaaggaggtcaccaaagaagcgccCGACACCAAGAAGTCGACCGAGTCTTTCAAACCAGCAGAgggctccaaagaggtcctcatagattcCCACAGCTCTAAGGACAAAATGGtgtgcattggtaccacgctttcctccaaataggaaagcgcgctcgtcgacttcctccgcggcaacaaagacatttttgcgtggaaaccctcagatatgccaggcattacgagggaagtcgccgagcataccttgaagatccacccaggctctaagccggtgaagcaacgcctacatcgcttcgacgaggggaaatgcaggaccatcggcgaagagatagcaaaactttcagcggccagattcatcaaggaagtataccacccatagtggttagccaatcccgttcttgtacgaaagaagagtgggaaatggaggatgtgtgttgactatatgggtctcaacaaagcgtgcccaaaggattcatttcctttgccacacgtagaccaaatagttgactctacatcgaggtgcgaaaccctctgtttcattgatgcatactccgggtaccatcaaatcacgataaaagagtctgaccagctcgtgacatctttcatcaccccctttggatcattttgctatgtctcaatgccgttcggtctaaagaacgctggggctacataccagcgttgtatgctcaagtgttttggggaccttatcgggtggaccattgaggcctatgttgatgacatcgtggtcaagtccaaatgggctgaccacctcattgccgatcttgagcagacctttgcaaaactctgagccaatgacatcaaactcaatcccgagaagtgtgttttcaaggtcccaaggggtatgctactcggcttcatcatctctgagcgtggcatcaaagccaacccggagaaaatctcagccatcacaaggttAGGCCCGattcagaatataaagggggttcagcgagttatagggtgcctcgtcgCACTCAAccgattcatctcatgcctcagcgaacgaggtctccccctttatcaactcttgaagaaagccaaccgcttcgaatggacatccgaggcccaggaggcacttgacatggtcaaactgcttctaacaaaggccccgatcttggttcctccaaccgatggagaatcccttctgctatacatagcggccaccacacaagtggtcagcaccaTCCTAGtggtggagcgggaagaagagtgGCACGCcgtcaaggtgcagcgccctatgtacttcatcaacaaggtactatccaactctaagacccgctactcccaaatctagaagctca encodes:
- the LOC136469024 gene encoding uncharacterized protein codes for the protein MAVPNYTYLKLKILGPGRVITVGTSFQRVYECKVECCGHTAAIIASRELVAIKKEVTKEAPDTKKSTESFKPAEGSKEVLIDSHSSKDKMVCIGTTLSSK